The DNA region GGCATCACCGAGGAGATGCACAAGGACGTCCCGGTCGCGGTCGTGCCGCTCTGGCACGCGGTCGTGACGGGCCGTCTGGCGTTTCCGGCCGACGACCGCGCGACGCTGCGCACGGCTCAGGCGCGTCTGGACCGAGCGCTCGCCGAGATCGAGCGCGTCTACCCGCTGCAGCCGGGCGGCCTCTTCGTCCAGGTCGCCTACGGCACGCCGTACTTCCGGGAACGGCTCCCGGCGAGCTTGACCGACGAGTTCATGCCGAAGTCGGTGATGCCGGGCAGTGAGGGCGACTGGGCGCTCGTCGACAGCATCCGGTTCCCGATGGACCCCCCGGATCTGCTCCTGGAGCAGAACGACATCTGCTTCCACTTCAAGAGCGACTACCGGCACCACATCGAGGACGTTCTCGACGCCCTCTTCTCCCCCGGCGACCGGCGCCTCAACGGCATTCCTGCCCAGGGTGTGTTCATCGGTGACCTGGTCACCGTCACCTCGACGCGCCGCGGATTCGCCGGACGGAGCATGCCCAAGCTCGTCGGCGAGCGGCTCGGCATCCCCGGCGCCGACCGGATTCCCGACGGCGCGATGCTGTTCCTCGGCTTCACGTCCAGCCACGTGCACGGCCTCGCCGCGGGGAACCTCGCGAGCTTCGAGACCCTGCCGGGCTTCACCGATCAGCTCCCCGGGAGCTACTTCGCGCACGGCACCGCGATGCATCTCTCCCACATCGCGCTCGACCTGAAGCGCTGGTACTCGTTCACCCCGCAGGAGCGTCTCCACCGGATGTTCCATCCCCGGCGCACCGAGACCGAGGAGATCCTCAGCCCGGACCAGTCCCCGGCGACCACGACGTTTCGGGAGGAGCGCGACGACGACGCCGCCCGGTACCGACTCGTCGGTCACAACGAGCAGATGCAGTTCCTCTCCCGCGTCGAGACCGACACCGTCACCGCCTACGGCGAGAAGGTCGAGCGCGGCACGGCGTTCTTCCTGCGGCAGGACTTCGACACCGTCGAGAATCCGTTCGGCTTTTCCGTCGACGAGCCGGTCTCCACCGAACCGCGCGCCGGGGTGCACTTCGTCGGTCTCGGACCCTGCTCCCAGCACTACGAACTCATGCGGCGCGAGATGGACAGTCCCGACCTGAAGGAGCGTCACGCCCTGCCGGACGAGAACCTCGGCTTCACCGACGTCCTCACCACCACCCACCGGCAGAACTACCTGCTACCGCCCCGGGCCCATCGGTCCTTCCCGCTGGCCGAGGTCCTCGTCCGCTAGTCGTGCGGCCGCGCCGGCAGGAAGGTGCGCAGGTAACCGTGGGACAGGATGTCCTGGAAGTCGCCGTGGCCGACCAACCCGTCCGGCGTCTCCCAGCGCGCCAGGCACATGAACGACGACATGTTGTGCCAGGCCCGCCACTCCGACGCCGCGAGGATCGTCCCGCGCAGCGGGAGGTCGAGCCCGCGGTCGTCGGTGAGCGTGACGTCGACGCTCTCGGGGAACAAGGTGGCCGGGTTGCGATGCGTGCGCTTGCGGATCGCGACGACGGGCGAGTACACGCCGTCCCGGCAGATCCACCCGGCGCGCAGTGGGTCGCCGCCGGGGACCTCGAGCGTGCCGGCCCACTCCGGCTTCAGGTCCGGGGAGTCGAACGCGGTGGCGCCGAAGCTGAGGTCCGGGCCGAGGACGCCGTTCAGCCACGTCATCGGCGGCAGGGCGCTGTGCACCTCCCGCCGCAGCTGACCCCAGGACCGGTCGCGGACGCTGTAACCGTCCACCTCGTACTGCCGACCGTCGAGGGTGAGCGTCCCGCGCGTCCGCATCGGCTGCTCCAGGTGGAACCCGGTCTCCAGCACCATCGGCTCGGCGAGCGCGGTGAACTCGATCTCGAACGCGTTGCCGCGCGGCTCGTCGGCGTACCGGGCCCGCAGCGTCCGCAGCGGCTCGACCACCTCCGCCTCGTAGCCGTTCGGCAGCCGGTAGCGGTGCAGGTCGTCGGCCAGCACCGCGTCGTCGACGTAGGTGACGATGTCGAACAGGTCGGAGGCCAGGCTGTTCGGCTGCACCCCGCGCCACACCCACGCCCCGCCGGTGACGACCCCGAGGTTGGGGTGGTGCCACAGATACCCGAGGCCGCAGATCCCGTGCTCCGGCACGCTGAACCCCAGCGCCTGCGTCTCCGTCAGCTCCGGCCCCGGCTGCGCCACCCGCGCCTCGGGGTGCAGGAACTCGTCCCGCGGGTCCGGCACAGCGAACCGGCTGTTCTTCGCCTCCCAGAACGCCTTCGCGGTGTCGCTCATCCCGTCCGTTCTACCTGGTCGCCGCTGGTCTCGTTCAACCGCCACAGCCGATAGGTCCAGGGAACGTCGTAGGCGACGACCCACGTGGAGTACGCGGCGACCAGGCGACGGGAGACCTCGTCGTCGCGGACCGAGGCCTGCAGCAGGGCGAGCGGTGGCAGGAAGGCGAGGATGCCGAGGAACCCGTCCCGGGCGCTGCGGCGGCCGAAGAACACCGCGTTCCACGCCTCATTGCCGGCCAGGACGACGATCGCCCGCCGGTAGGTCCGCCAGTCCTCGCGCCCGACCGCCCGGGCGACCACGGTGCCCATCGCGACGTAGTAGGCGATCCCGACGGCGTAGAACCCCGGCATCGGGAGTTGCATCCGCGGCGCCCGGAGATCCCGGAACCACGCCATCGACTCCCGGCCCACGAAACCGTTCCCGAGGACGGCGGCGCCGACCACGGGCAGGAGCGTCCGGACCCAGCGACTCCGCACCCCGTCACCGTAGCGGCGCCTGCGTTCACGAAGCGCCACTGAGGCATCACGGAGAGCTACCACAACCAGGGAGACCGGGAGTGCGTCCCCAAAATGGGCAGTTAAGCTCACATTGGCCGGGTACATCTCCGACAATCGCCCGCAGAAACGGAGGCCCCCCATGTCTGCTGCGGACAACAAGGAAACCCCAGGTCAGGAGCCCCAGGAGCTCCTCGACCGTCGATCGGCGCTACGGAACTTCTCCCTGGTCGGCCTGGCCGCGGTGGCGGTCCCGGCGGCCGCGGCACCGAAGGACCCTGTCACCGACCTGCTCAACTCCCTGCTCGGTGGCGGCGGGTCCGAACCCGCGCCGTCGGAGCCGGCTCCGACCCCGACGCCCAAGCCGCCGACGCAGGTCAAGTCGGTCGAGCCGAAGGGCAAGTACGTCAAGGCGAGCAAGGAGCCGATGGGCTCGGTCGAGGACATCCCGGTCAACAGCGGTGTCCTCTACGAGGCCGAGCAGTACGTCATCGCCCAGCCGAAGGCCGGGCACTTCGTCGGCTACGACGCCCTGTGCACCCACGAGGGCTGCCCGGTCGACTCGTTCGACACCCCAGGTCAGATGAACTGCTCGTGTCACGGCGCGAAGTTCAACCTCGCCACCGGCAAGGTCGAGGACGGTCCGGCGAAGAAGCCGCTGCCGAAGAAGCCGATCGTGATCGAGAACGGCAAGATCTACAAGGCCAAGAAGGCCAAGNNNNNNNNNNNNNNNNNNNNNNNNNNNNNNNNNNNNNNNCCGGACCCTCAGGCCAGGGCGTAGGTGCCCAGGAGGACCACGAACAACACGGCGCAGTAGACCTCGAACGCCGCACGCAGGACGACCGGAGCCGAGCGGAGCTCCATGAAGTACAGGCCGACCAACCGGATCTTGATCGCGCCGATGCCGATCACGACCGCGGCCGCGAGCGTCCCGTGAGTGATCATTTCTTCGCCCCCGAGGGCGAACGACAGCACCGTGAAGACGACCAGGGCCGCCCACACGAGCGTGGAACTCTTCGTCGCGGACGTGTGCGTCACCGTCGTCATGGCAGGCCCTTCAGTGCATCAGGTAGAGGGTCGCGAACAACATGATCCAGAGCAGGTCCACCAGGTGCCAGAAGGTCGCGATGCCTTCGAGCGCGCCGTTCCGGTGGGTACCGGTGAACGACGGCCGGGCGAGCCGGGCCGCGAAGAGCAGTGCTGACATCCCGATCAGGACATGGGCGAGGTGGACGCCCGTGAACATGAAGTAGTAGGCGTGGAATTCGTCCCCCGCGGGGCGGTGCCCGTCCTGCACGAGCGTCGTGTACTCGATCGCCTTCACACCCGCGAAGATCAGACCGCACGCTACGGCGGCCAGCAGGAGACGAGGCGCCCGCGGGTCGCGTTCGGCAGCACGGCGCACGCCGAGCACCACGAACAGCGAACTCGTCAGCAGGACGATCGTGTTCAGGACACCCCACTCGACGTGCAGCGTCTGCTGCGCGGCGACGAACTCCGCGGGGTCCTGACCGCGCAGCGCGAGGACCATCACGAAGAAGACCCCGAACACGAGCAGGTCGCCGAACACCAGCACCCAGAGTCCGGGTTCGCCGGGAACGTGGCCCGGCTTCTGCCCGGCACGCGGGCGAGCTACGGCATCGACAGTCATGGGCAGTTCTCGATTCCGGACTAAGGAGAGGGTTACACCGACTCGCGGACTCGCGCGGGCTCCGGGGTGCTGACGGTCGACCGCAGGGCATAGGCCATGTCGATCGCCGTCGCGTCGCCCTCCTCGGCGTGCTGGCGGTTGCTCGCGCGATGGGTCAACCACGACATGACGAACGACCAGATCGTGTAGTCGACGACGGGGATCCACCACGGCCACAGGCCGTCCCAGGCGAAGGGACCGGTCTTGGCGTACGTGAGGAACATGGCCATCGGGAACCCGAAGGCGAAGTAGAGGTTCGCGTAGCCGGCCCAACGCGGGTAGACCGGATCCGCGCTCTTGTCCTCGAGGATGCACAGCGCGATCGCCAGGGCGCCGACCATGGCGAAGACGAACGGCATGAGGAACCAGATGAACGCCATGTCGTGGAACGCCTGCGTGATCTCCGGGTTCCGATCCGGACGGAACGCCGCGACGGTCCAGGTGAGCGCCTGCACGCAGAACAGGAACGACGAGCAGACCCCGCAGCCGAGCTGGAGATAGGTCCACATCGGGCTGCGACCGCTCTCGATCCGGCGCAGCTGGGCTGAGATCGCGGCGAACCACATCATCGACCAGCCCGCCGCACAAAGGTTCATCATCGAGAAGAACCGGATGCGGTCGTGCTTCTCCTCGTACATCGCCGCGACCTGATCCGCGGTCATGTCGGGGCCCGGCACCGGCAGCCAGCCGGTCACGACCATCCCCACGAACATGAAGACCAGCGTGATCACGCCGCTCCACGCACAGAGGGCGCGGAGGTGCTTGTTCATCGTCCACCTCTGAGTCAGACGTTATGTCTGACTCAGACATTACGTCCGACTCGGATAGACTGTCCAGTGTGACGGCGAAACCGAGTGCGCAGGCGGAGTCGGGGCGCAAGCGCCGCGAGGCGTCGCGGACGGAGATCCTCGCCGCCACGCGGCGACTCCTCGCTCGCGAGACCTCGGTCGCCGACCTGAGCGTCGATCGCATCGTCAGCGAGGCCGGTGTCTCCCGCGCGACCTTCTACGTCTGCTTCCCCGACAAGGTTGCTGTCGTCGCGGCCCTCGCCCAGGAGTCGCTGGCGTGGCGCGAGTCGGTCCACGCCGAGGTCCTCGCGGACCCGAAGCTGACCCGCGAGCGGCTCGACGAGCTGATGCTCACGATCGTCGGGCACTGGCAGGCGAACCGGCCCGTGCTCGCCGCGATCATCGAACTGGCCGAGCACGACGCCTCGTTGCGTGGGCCCTGGCGCGCCGCCGTCACCGAGGTCGCCGAACAGGCCGCCGCGCAGTTCCGGGTTCGCTGGGAGGAGAGCGCCGCCGCCCCGGACGACCCGGACACTCTCGCCTCCGTCTTCAGCTGGATGCTCGAACGCAGCTGCCACCAGCTCGTCGTCGACGACACCAGCGCGAAGGCCGTCGCCCTCGCGATGTCCGAGATCCTGTGGCGCACGCTCACCTACCCGCCGCCGCGGAAGTCCCGCGCCAAGGGTTAGGCCCAGTCGTTGGAGATGTCATCTCCAACGCAGAAGGTGAGCCAGCGCCTAGGGTGCTGTCATGTCGCACGGCCGGTCTTCCCTTCTCCTCTCCTCATCTCCTCGCCGGCGGCTCCGCGCCGTCGCCGGCGCCGCCTCGGTCGCGCTGCTGCTGGCCGGGTGCGGGCTGCTCGGCGGTGACGACAACAGCGACGAGATCACCGCGGCGGGGACGGCGTTCCTCGAGGACTGGGCGGCGGGCCGGTACCCCGAGGCGGCGGCGCGGACGACCGACCCGGCGAAGGCGGAGCAGACGCTGACGTCGGTGTCGGACGCCCTGCGGCTGTCGAGCCGCACCCTCCGGCCCGGGGCGCTGACCGGGTGCACGAACGACGAGCCCTGCCAACTCGGGTTCGAGGCGACCCTCTCCCTCGCGACCCTGGGCGACTGGACCTACGAGGGCGCGCTGACGCTCACTCAGGCCGCGGAGGCCTGGCAGGTCGACTGGAGCCCCGCGGTCGTCCACCCGAAGCTCACCGCCGACACCGCGCTCGCGCGCGTCCGGGAGCTGCCGCCGCGCGCCCCGATCCTCGACCGCGAGAACCGGCCGCTGGTCACCGACCAGG from Sporichthya brevicatena includes:
- a CDS encoding DUF7405 family protein — encoded protein: MAEAFDWTTVVDYTRRVPVDPPLTQYELPGITEEMHKDVPVAVVPLWHAVVTGRLAFPADDRATLRTAQARLDRALAEIERVYPLQPGGLFVQVAYGTPYFRERLPASLTDEFMPKSVMPGSEGDWALVDSIRFPMDPPDLLLEQNDICFHFKSDYRHHIEDVLDALFSPGDRRLNGIPAQGVFIGDLVTVTSTRRGFAGRSMPKLVGERLGIPGADRIPDGAMLFLGFTSSHVHGLAAGNLASFETLPGFTDQLPGSYFAHGTAMHLSHIALDLKRWYSFTPQERLHRMFHPRRTETEEILSPDQSPATTTFREERDDDAARYRLVGHNEQMQFLSRVETDTVTAYGEKVERGTAFFLRQDFDTVENPFGFSVDEPVSTEPRAGVHFVGLGPCSQHYELMRREMDSPDLKERHALPDENLGFTDVLTTTHRQNYLLPPRAHRSFPLAEVLVR
- a CDS encoding Rieske (2Fe-2S) protein, with protein sequence MSAADNKETPGQEPQELLDRRSALRNFSLVGLAAVAVPAAAAPKDPVTDLLNSLLGGGGSEPAPSEPAPTPTPKPPTQVKSVEPKGKYVKASKEPMGSVEDIPVNSGVLYEAEQYVIAQPKAGHFVGYDALCTHEGCPVDSFDTPGQMNCSCHGAKFNLATGKVEDGPAKKPLPKKPIVIENGKIYKAKKAK
- a CDS encoding DUF7064 domain-containing protein, whose amino-acid sequence is MSDTAKAFWEAKNSRFAVPDPRDEFLHPEARVAQPGPELTETQALGFSVPEHGICGLGYLWHHPNLGVVTGGAWVWRGVQPNSLASDLFDIVTYVDDAVLADDLHRYRLPNGYEAEVVEPLRTLRARYADEPRGNAFEIEFTALAEPMVLETGFHLEQPMRTRGTLTLDGRQYEVDGYSVRDRSWGQLRREVHSALPPMTWLNGVLGPDLSFGATAFDSPDLKPEWAGTLEVPGGDPLRAGWICRDGVYSPVVAIRKRTHRNPATLFPESVDVTLTDDRGLDLPLRGTILAASEWRAWHNMSSFMCLARWETPDGLVGHGDFQDILSHGYLRTFLPARPHD
- a CDS encoding TetR/AcrR family transcriptional regulator — its product is MTAKPSAQAESGRKRREASRTEILAATRRLLARETSVADLSVDRIVSEAGVSRATFYVCFPDKVAVVAALAQESLAWRESVHAEVLADPKLTRERLDELMLTIVGHWQANRPVLAAIIELAEHDASLRGPWRAAVTEVAEQAAAQFRVRWEESAAAPDDPDTLASVFSWMLERSCHQLVVDDTSAKAVALAMSEILWRTLTYPPPRKSRAKG
- a CDS encoding tryptophan-rich sensory protein — protein: MRSRWVRTLLPVVGAAVLGNGFVGRESMAWFRDLRAPRMQLPMPGFYAVGIAYYVAMGTVVARAVGREDWRTYRRAIVVLAGNEAWNAVFFGRRSARDGFLGILAFLPPLALLQASVRDDEVSRRLVAAYSTWVVAYDVPWTYRLWRLNETSGDQVERTG
- a CDS encoding cytochrome c oxidase subunit 3; this encodes MTVDAVARPRAGQKPGHVPGEPGLWVLVFGDLLVFGVFFVMVLALRGQDPAEFVAAQQTLHVEWGVLNTIVLLTSSLFVVLGVRRAAERDPRAPRLLLAAVACGLIFAGVKAIEYTTLVQDGHRPAGDEFHAYYFMFTGVHLAHVLIGMSALLFAARLARPSFTGTHRNGALEGIATFWHLVDLLWIMLFATLYLMH
- a CDS encoding cytochrome C oxidase subunit IV family protein gives rise to the protein MTTVTHTSATKSSTLVWAALVVFTVLSFALGGEEMITHGTLAAAVVIGIGAIKIRLVGLYFMELRSAPVVLRAAFEVYCAVLFVVLLGTYALA